GACCCACAAAACTAGAGCCTGAAAAATGGTGGAATGAGCCACATTAAGGGCTACCCTGGGCTGTAGCCCAGGTAGCTTTCGGTAGAGaataaaattttacatgtaatttttACTGATTTTTTAATGTAGCCCATCATATATTTAGTTATTAATTCGAATTCTCTCGgtttaattatataatacagTTTACAAACCATCTGTTTTTTTTCTCACATCTTGTTTTCATCGCTTCTTGTACATATACAAGTTTGAATTTGTTTGAATAACGAAAATTTTTGGCTTACTtatgaaaattttcttaagcTAGCTGATACGGTgaaaatttttctttgtttataaatatttaaatCTTTAAGCTAACCCACCCGGTAAAAAATTTCTAGCTCGGTCATTGTGGGCAAAAACCACGTGTAATGTGGAGATGACCCAGATAAGAATGATGGAGTATTTTGTTGTTgataataaacaaataatatgGGCTACCTGAATCTGGGGATGTTTGGATTTTCAGCAAGAAGATGAAGACGAAAAGTGGGATAAGTGAAACcacagagagagaaaggtgtGAGATCCAAATGAAAGGGTGGGAGTGATTATATATAGAAAGTATCTAGGCCTCGACTGTGAGAAACCATGACGGACGACCAATACTTCAACATCTCCCTCGGCGGCTGTGGCGGCCTGGTGAGTCTCTCTATTCCTGATTCCGATTCGTGGTAGCTTCAAATTTTGGGATTTCGTTCGTCGATTAGGGTTTTTCCTGCTGAATTTTTCAAATGCCATATGAATGGGTTTTCTTTGAGTTGGGAATGAAGGTGGTTTCGGTTTATTTGGATCAGTGAAATTTCCGGGCTCTAGAGGGAGAAAAAAGTTTCTGTAATAATCAATCGCCGGCGGATTCGATGGCCAGAGATGAAGAGGACATCGCCGGGGTTATGGACGTGAGGGTGGCGTCTggtgtgggagtgagaatgcaaattGGTGATGGGAATGGGTGCTCAGTGGTGCGACCCTCTTCATTATTTTAATTTGAGTTAATTtcagttaattaaaaaaaaaatattttcaacatttaatatataaagttttttttatccTAGAATGATACATAAAATCTTAATTTAAGAacactttcatatatatgttaaacTTGTTATTAAATCAGCCGTTAACTAGAGACGTGACAGTTACATAGACAGTGACTAAGAACCACATGTCATAGAGCCctacaaaaatatttaaaaataaataaatttaaagttaaaaaaaaaaaaaagtttatgggCTGTCCCCTACCACAACCTCCAACCCCCTCCTTCCCTTCTCTCTTTAAGTAAGTCCACCTCTAAGGATTTTGCGCTAGCACACAACGCATTTATTCACTCAAGTAAACAGTAATAGActggagtgaacagtaataggccaaagcatctccatccctaaaaaaaatgcgctggcacccagacgcatttatttggtgttttttttttaagtttatttcggataaaatttcaaatacacttaaaaaaaatacacactaaaataaaattacatactcatcaaataaactttaaaaaaaacacactaaaataaaattaaataaactcatcaaataaactgtataaaaaaacacactaaaatgaaattacataaactcatcaaatacactttattcttcaaccacaaactttattatttatagaaaaaaataacatttttaaaaattttatgtattttttttaattttatgtattttttaataatttttctgtattttttataatttttaataatttttaatataattaattaatctggaccattggatttgaaaaatattcaaatccaagagtcAAAGAGTTGGCACGTGGCCACTTGCCCAGCTTCTTGGTCAGTCAGTTTTGAGCTGGCGTAGAGACCAGCATGGGCTGTGCCCCAGGCTGTTGTGCGGGCGGGCTGGAGATAATGGACGGGGTGCTGGGCTGTTTTTTGGACTGAGTGCTGGGCATTTTGCCCAATCCGGTCGAATTGCTCTTCTGCACACCCTCTCCTCACACCCACCCTCAATTCCCTCTCCCAACCGTCAACGCTATTAAtctacactctctctctctgaccctcctctctctcctccacttCACAGCCTCCTTCACTCCCTCAGACAACTAGCTCATCAACTGCAGCTCACCCTCCAACTCCTCCGTCTTCAACCGTGTCATTTCGGCGGACCAGTACAGATCCCGGCCGGGTTCCATTTCAATCGCCGACCAGAACCCACCTCCCAATTCGACCCACCTCTACCGCACGGCCAAAACCCATCATCCCTTCCCTCTCCACATTGCCGTCTCGAACGCAAGCACGAACTCCCGCCGACCACCTCTTCTTCCAGATTAGATCCATCGGCGCTATCTCTCTTGTCGAGAGACCCATCCTCATTGATGCAACGACTCCTCCGTCCCCGTCTGTTCGTAGGCCCATCCCTTCCCGTCGAATCGCAGGCCTACCCCTTCCCTTCGTCAAATCTCCAAAATCCTAAATCATAATCAAattcaaaatccaaaattttcGAATTCGATTCATAAAATTAGGTCCATCACAAGAATTTGGCAGAGACTTGAAATTGGGCAATTACCTGAAAAGAAGCTCGAGGCTTTCGTCGGAGATGACCGTCCTCTTGAGGCGGAGGTTTTCGATATTTTCTGGGGCTTCGACGGCGGCGAGGGGGCATATGCGGGTGTCGCGGTGGGTGAGGGAAGGCTTTTGGGGGTTGAAGGGGAATTGGAGGGTGGGCTTGGGGGAGTAGGAGGGGGAGGGTATGGCGCGACGGCGTTCGACGACTCCGATCCCTTTAGTTATGAACATCAGATGATGGCGGCGGACCGGCTTTTTTCCTAACCTTGTGGTTAAATGCTCCAGCATGCACACCCATGGTTAATGGCTTTGAAAGCTGGTACTGGATACATGCTACTCAACCAGCCATATGTCAGCAAAGTCCGCACTGAAGTTCTTATCAACACAGACAACCAGCCATATTCTACTAAATTTAGCACACGCTCATCACTATAGAAGCTGTTGTTTTTCCTGCCACCTGTGATTTCGAGCATTAACACCCCAAAACTGAAGACATCAGATTTTATTGAAAATATTCCCTTCGTGGCCTATTCTGGAGACATGTAATCACTgcaccaagtgaagaaggaaagGTGTATATATATTGTACACATCTATAAAATTGCATTACATGTATCCAAAAGCAAACATGTGATAAAATGAATGCAAGCATTGCATCCTTACCGCGTCCCAACAATCCTACCAGTATTTGCTTCCAATTCATTATCGGTGAATATCCTGGCTATACCAAAATCTGATATTTTGGGGTTAATATTTTCATCGAGCAGTATGTTACTAGTTTTCAAATCTCTATGAATTACTCTCAATCTCGAGTATTCGTGCAAGTAAAGCAATCCTTGAGCAATTCCTTCAATTATACTGAAACGCTTCTTCCAATCTAGTAGAGCTCTGGTAGAATCTGTCCATTAATATAGAGTACGCTAACTAAgaatatatcaataaataaacagTTCAAGCAAAGGAAATCAAATGCTAAATTAATGTAGTTCTAATTAGTTCCCAGTTACCAAATAAAAAGTTGTCCAAACTTTTGTTTGGCATGTACTCATATATCAGCATCCTCTCTTCACCATGAATGCAAAATCCCAAGAGCTGAACAAGGTTCGTATGTTGGAGTTCAGATATGAGCATTAATTCATTTTTAAACTCCAATGTTCCTTGTCCTGAACATTTTGAAAGCCTCTTTACTGCCATCTCTCTTCCCGTCACCAATTTTCCCTGAAACAATATATTTATCAGTTGATATAAACCGAAAATACACTTTGTACTAgttaaagtgttaccttataaACAGGCGCAAAGCCCCCTTGCCCGAGCTTGTTTTCTTCAGAGAAGTTGCAAGTGGCAGCCAAGACAGATGCGTAGCAAAATACACTTAATTCAGAATTCCCCATCTTTCCATAATTTCGAAACCCACCACCATGATCACCACGTCTGTTAGATCTCATGAAGTAAAGCGATTCTGATTCATTCTGAATCTTTCTCCCGTTATCATCTACATGTTTAGTTTAGGGTAGAAATTAAGTTAACATTTCAATTTAGGAAAATGCTCGTTAAAGGCACTACAAGAAAACTTAACAATAGTCATCGACTCTATAGTTGTACAGAACAACGGGGTAAATGACATATCAGTGACTAACAATCTCTTAGCCAGTCATAGGCCTTTTACCAACCGCATTAGAAACTGATAGAACTTTTACCAACCAAATTCTGTACAACTAATGTCAGTGGCCATCGTCAATTTTTCTTGCAGATATGTGAAACTCTGTCAAACAAGAACGTGTTATTACGCTTCAGAATTTAATTACCTGAAAGtgaaaattttcttctttttagttGATACAAGATGCAACTCAACGCTACAAGTAGAGCAGTGGGAATAGCAATGACAATCCATAGCTTACGTGCTGCATGCAGAATATTAATTAGCCATGTTCCTCCATATATACATATTCTTGAATCTAGTATTACACGCCCCGATCTCGATGTCCTCGGGACATCGGGATGGTCACGtactggccgacacccgaaggaTGACAAAAGCCATTTAATTAAGTAAAAGCTCATAAATAAGCTAAAActgctaattaataaaattatggtcatacacataagttcagagcataCGTCTATTACAGAGTACAAACAGAATTTAAGATAGAGATGTGCTATATTACAATAGATGTCGAAGCACAGGAAATATAGCACTGAATCATTGGTAGGGAAATGTCTCATAACTTAAATCGTAATCCTCGTTCGTAGGTCCTgaagggggtgcaaaacaaaaatgagtggaccaatttgatataagtataataaaacaattatcaacATATTAACCCCCAAGTTTATGAAAACACAAATATAGTGaaaaacataggttttccgaaacctaacATGATGTGTAGTATCTCAAATTCATAACTTGTATAAGTAATAAACACTAGTGATTTATCCGATAACCTCCAGGCCCCATGCCAGCTCCCCATTTCTGAgtagacagtcagaggaaaatacacttgaggccccatgccagctccccgtctctgtgctaaatagccagaggaaacaccctccaggccctatgccaacaccaaaccgtagCCCGGGACGGAccagaatctatccctacgtcccgtagcagaaaggaccactaggtaagtacagaACCATTGAATATAtctatattgaaaaacaacttcatattataaagtcatccatcatctatactataaagaggtgttctaaacatattctaaatatcatatcatcatccatcggatattctacaagaacatgggttatataaaaaataatagtaatttaatctagcctcagtaagcatgttattTCACAAAGtacttcataaaacataattgttaaaggggtgtgctatccaaacaccccattttacttctcacacatcccttgataatttctgtccgttgatcttcttcaattcatccggtccgacggctgaaaattaaaaaggtgtatgacaagtaaaatgggatgtgtggatatcacaccccttgttaaatcatgcttttcatgtatgcatttctattattaaaacatgcttttgaaggggtccactcaccgtaCACTAATGGTGCAAAGCTGTACCAAAAAAGTATAACGGAATCACCGTTAATAATTGCACCTATTCACATAAAGGAGTACCTTTAGTCAAACTCtattcaaacgattgaatttgggaaaacgaacTTCAAAAACGGGTTCAGGACGTCGAATTAAGATCGAGAACCCAAGATCGAATGGGTTAAGACCGAGTTAAGATCGAGAACCCAATATCAAATAGGTTAAGACCGAATTAAGATCGAGAACCCAATATCAAATGGATTAAGACCGAATTAAGATCGAAAGCCCAAGATCGAATGGGTTAAGACCGAACTAAGATCGAGAAACCAAGATCAAATGGGTTAAGACCGAATTTAAATCAAAATCCAAGAACGAAGGTTAAATTATGATCATGGGATCGTAACCAAGGCTAAATTATGACCAATTGATCGCATCTGAAGGATAATATATGACTTTGTGATCGCAACCAAAGGCTAAACTATGAGGCTAAACTTGTAATGAAATTTCAAGTCACATGATTTTTTGCAAAAGGAGTATTTTTCCTCTACAAACTAAGATGACATACAtgagggtaaggctagccgacattcacctctcccagaccctgcgtaaagcaggagccttgtgcactgggtacgaccttttttaaaCTAAGATGACATACATTTGCAGAGAAAAAATGGGGCATCTGTGGGTGCAAAAAATAAGGCTGAAGCAAGCAGCAACTTCCTAAATTTGGGGGAGTGGAGCTAGAATAAAGGGGCTTGATCATGGAAGATGGAACATGGAGAAATAGAAGGAAAGTGGGACTTGGAGCCCAAGTATTTTATGCCTATAAAGGAACTAGAATCTAAGGAAGGGGGGATTAGATGGCTTTACAATGTCTTGCAATTATTTTGAACAACGACTGACTTGAGCGTCGGAGTGTTTCCTTGCAGGTCCCCTCGCTCTCATTGTTGACAAGCGAAGATAGTGTCCAAGGCTTCTCAACATGTTCAAGATGTGTTCAACATTACTTGTTGGAGGATTGGAGGAACCGAATTTTTCCGCTCCAACAGTTGGCGCCGTCTCTGGGAATTGAACGAAAAGTCAAATTGAGAAGCTAACGAAATATTATCCATCCCAGCTATATACCTTGGGGGCACGGGCTGAGACATCAAGCAGAGAAGCACTCCTACTTTTTCTCATATATACCTCTACTAGTGGACATATGGGGTATGTCTTGAGGCAGCCACCAACCAACTTCGGGAGGGTACGAGTGTCCTTATTCAACGGCTGCTCCACAGATGTTGTTTAAGCTACGGTGTGGCATGATTCCAAGGCTTCGAAAGGCATTCAATGGAAACAGTCAAAGTGGGGGGCACGATCTAATTAGCAGGAATGGTAGAAAATGAAGCAAAGGAAAGACATTCAGTTGCGAATTATTAAGTAAAACGTTCACTAAAAACTAGTGGCCACACTCTCGCTTCTCTCAAGAGCAAGATAAGAATCCTCTCATCTGATCCATAATGATTTTCGCAGGATATATAATAGATTATTCACAATGTTTACATGCATACATGATTTCGTTGGGTTTTTGTGCATTCAGATTTAAATGTTTATTATGCAATTTCCTAACTCTTTTCATTTGCGTCGAGTTCTTATTTGGCTGAACTGAACTATGTACCATGATGCTTTTAACGGCTATATTGGGAATGAAAGTGAAGGAAAAAGAGGAAATGCATGTGGCTGTTGGAAGTGAGACTAACCGACCGAGAATTTGGGGCACATCGTGTACCGTTCGAAAAAGAAGTGATTCAGGGTTCAACGTTGGACCAACCAGCTTTACACACGTTGTCTTACGATGAAGCGATCAGACCTGATCGTCAAATACCTACAAATGAGAAACTCAAAGGAGATGTCATTTCAGATAATACTCGGATCGACATTGGCGGCGCGCCGGACAATACTGGCGGAGATGGGATACCATTTCACTGTCATGACTGCAGATACTGATGAAAAAAAAGTATAAGGATGGATAAGCCTAAAGCATTGGTCATGGTTCTAGCTGAGGCCAAAGCAGATGCTATTATTTCAAGGCTCCAAAAGTGAGAGACCAATTGAATGGGGATGCTCCTGCTACACTGTTGATTACTGCAGACACGGTGGTGGTGCATGCAGGGATAATAAGTGAGAAACCATCTTGCAAGGAAGAAGCATGGAATTTTATCAAGGATATTCTAGTGGTCAAGCAGCAGTTATAGGATCTGTACTGGTAACCAACCTTAAAAACCTGAAAAAGAAACAGTGGTTGGCGCAGAGCAGAGGTTTGTCTTTATGTCATACCAGATGAGGTGATCGATTGCCTAATAGAGGAGAAAATTACGCTCAATGTTGCTGGCGGTTTGATGCTGCAACATCCATTGATTTTTCTATTTGTAGAAGCAGTGATACTGATAGGGTTGACAACGTTATGGGATTGCCTAAAGAAGTCACAAAAAAACTGATTCTGGAAGCAGTCTAACTATATATTGTTGTAGAGTGGTGATTGGGTTCTTATTTGAAACTTAGCAGCTGCTGATGAATCTACGATTTCCAAAAAACTCCTAACACCACGAGGACAAAGAATGCATGCAAGATGAAAAAGTTTTGGAAAATATTGAAGGGCTTTAACACACTCTTAACTTTTCTATGGCGTCGGCAACAAAGGCAAAGAAATTGCCTAAAAGATAAGAATTCCTTCACTCTTTTCAATTATAAATTAAGATCAATGCAATTCACAGTCACTATTTGGAAGGAAAAGAAGGAGAACGAAGTTTTGCTGCATACCAAAAATGTACATGGGCAAATAAGGAGGCTAGGCCATTGAACACTAATTGGTGCAGGAAGCATGAGCTAAACCCAAAAGGGGAAGATTTCTATTCTTTCTGTTTTTATTATTCTACGAATTATTGCATGAAATGCATTTTTAGCGTAATACATATGATATAGCAAAATGGTATAATCATCGTATATTTTATTGCCGTAGTGCAGTATGATAAGCAGTTGTTAATTTGTTAGAATCATAAATCATTCACGTTTtgaaattttaagaaaatttcggttgaaaaatcattaaatcgGAAGTTTATCCAATAGTAACATATGGAATATGTGCAGAGATATTAGGTTCAGTTGAAAATTCATTTATTGAGTTTTAAATCTTTAAATTGGTGAAGGTCCTGGAGAATTGGGGACATGCATGGCTTAAAACTTTCATAAAGGTTTATCTAAATATTGCTGCAACTGTATTAATCATGAAATGTTTTGATTTATAAAGAGAACAAAGAAGCCAGAATGGCCGAAAGAGAAACTGAAAGGAAGAGGAAAATTAGACAGCGCACCAATTAAATTGGGTTGGGGGCGTGGAAGCACCACCTATCAAATACATAAAGTGTTCAGCCTTAATGCATTTATCACCAAAATATTTGACTCTTTTTGTCTAGTTGAACAGGGCATTTGTTACCATGGTATATTGCTAATACACATATGGGCACCTAAAAGGAATTGCTACAGGCCCTGTATAATCAAGGGAAGACATCACGTATTACAAGGAAGTGATTCATTCAAACTACATGTTGATTTCCcaatctacatcaaaatcagATTGTGATTTAGTAGAAAGTTAAAGAGTCATGTTTCACTCATTATCTAAATACTTTGGTCACCGTGAATATATGTTTAATTGTTTGATCTCGATCAGAGCCTTGTGTGTTCTTGATTTTGTACATGTTGGATAAAGACTTACCCATAAAGATTTTAACGTGATCAGGAGCTCTTAGCAGATACGAGTGTTTGTATTGTGCCCACCAAGGAAGTAAACACCTATGTAGGTGTGCGTTCCACGCTACTAGGAAAGCCATGTGCGATGGCGATACAGTATTTGAACATCACTTGGTTGCGGATCAAGATTTGAAATTCATGCTATTCATTGTCTAGATAAGTGAACTCATCAGAGCATGAACGAACCGATTAGATGAAGATGTTCGTATCATGATAATGGCAGGTTTTGTGGCGATAAGGGCTTCCAGGCCAGGAGCATGTTCAGACTTCGACCTCTATCGGAAACGAGAACCACTTAATTTCATTAAGGGTAAAATGAAGATTGGGGTTAGCTATTACTCCAGCGAAAACAAGTAAGAAAGTttagaatttttcttttttttcctatgaTTGGATGTTCATCAACTTTTATATGGTGTGTCAAACTAGGCAATGCTACTCTTGAAATTTTGCTTAGTTGTTGTCAGAGAGCGAAAACCAATGCATTTGAACAATTCTGGGGGCATGAGTGTACTACCAGAATTAAGATCGAAACCCAAGATCGAATGGGTTAAGACCGAATTAAGATCGAAAACCCAAGATTGAATTAATGGGTTAAGACCGAACTAAGATCGAAAACCCAAAACTGAATGGGTTAAGACCGAATTAAGATTTAAGACCGAATTAAGATTTAAGACCGAATTAAGATTGAAAACCCAATATCAAATGGGTTAAGACCGAACTAAGAtcgaaaacccaaaaccaagtggGTTAAGACCGAATTAAGATTGAAAACCCAATATCAAATGGGTTAAGACCGAACTAAGATCGAAAACCCAATATCAAATGGGTTAAGACCGAACTAAGATCGAGAACCCAATATCAAATGGGTTAAGACCAAATTAAGATCGGGAACTTAATATCAAATGGATTAAGACGAATTAAGATCGAGAACCCAAGATCGAATGGGTTAAGACCGAGTTAAGATCGAGAACCCAATATCAAATGGGTTAAGACCGAATTAAGATCGAGAACCCAATATCAAATGGATTAAGACAGAATTAAGATCAAAAGCCCAAGATCGAATGGGTTAAGACCGAACTAAGATCGATAAACCAAGATCAAATGGGTTAAGACCGAATTTAAATTGAAATCCAAGAACGAAGGTTAAATTATGATCATGGGATCGTAACCGAAGGCTAAATTATGACCAATTGATCGCATCTGAAGGATAATATATGACTTTGTAATAGCAACTAAAGGCTAAACTATGATTGTAGCCGAAGGCTAAACTCGTAATGAAATTTCAAGTCACATGATTTTTTGCAAAAGGAGTATTTTTCCTCTACAAACTAAGATGACATACATTTGCAGAGAAAAAAGGGGGCATCTGTGGGTGCAAAAAATAAGGCTAAAGCAAGCAGCCACTTCCTAAATTTGGGGGAGTGGAGCTAGAATAAAGGGGCTTGATCATGGAAGATGGAACATGGAGAAATAGAAGGAAAGTGGGACTTGGAGCCCAAGTATTTTATGCCTATAAAGGAACTAGAATCTGAGGAATGGGGGATTAGATGGCTTTACAATGTCTTGTAATTATTTTGAACAACGACTGACTTGAGCGTCGGAGTGTTTCCTTGCAGGTCCCCTCACTCTCATTGTTGACAAGCGAAGATAGTGTCCAAGGCTTCTCAACGTGTTCAAGATGTGTTCAAGATTACTTGTTGGAGGATTGGAGGATTTGAGGAACCGAATTTTTCCGCTCCAACagggtgtgttatccacacaccccattttacttctcacacaccctttgataatttctgtctgttgatcttcttcaattcatcc
This genomic interval from Malus domestica chromosome 05, GDT2T_hap1 contains the following:
- the LOC103447893 gene encoding G-type lectin S-receptor-like serine/threonine-protein kinase CES101 isoform X1, with translation MRHFPTNDSVLYFLCFDIYSRKLWIVIAIPTALLVALSCILYQLKRRKFSLSDDNGRKIQNESESLYFMRSNRRGDHGGGFRNYGKMGNSELSVFCYASVLAATCNFSEENKLGQGGFAPVYKGKLVTGREMAVKRLSKCSGQGTLEFKNELMLISELQHTNLVQLLGFCIHGEERMLIYEYMPNKSLDNFLFDSTRALLDWKKRFSIIEGIAQGLLYLHEYSRLRVIHRDLKTSNILLDENINPKISDFGIARIFTDNELEANTGRIVGTRWQEKQQLL
- the LOC103447893 gene encoding G-type lectin S-receptor-like serine/threonine-protein kinase CES101 isoform X2; its protein translation is MRHFPTNDSVLYFLCFDIYSRKLWIVIAIPTALLVALSCILYQLKRRKFSLSDDNGRKIQNESESLYFMRSNRRGDHGGGFRNYGKMGNSELSVFCYASVLAATCNFSEENKLGQGGFAPVYKGKLVTGREMAVKRLSKCSGQGTLEFKNELMLISELQHTNLVQLLGFCIHGEERMLIYEYMPNKSLDNFLFDSTRALLDWKKRFSIIEGIAQGLLYLHEYSRLRVIHRDLKTSNILLDENINPKISDFGIARIFTDNELEANTGRIVGTRDYMSPE